The Salvia miltiorrhiza cultivar Shanhuang (shh) chromosome 1, IMPLAD_Smil_shh, whole genome shotgun sequence genome has a window encoding:
- the LOC131008796 gene encoding uncharacterized protein LOC131008796 codes for MECWGESSDKDYQPSETDLSEVSLRDLDYISDEENVELRKKLKTADNVFNLMNVNDGFEAEIEHTHDGLQCREALTTWAIENGRYIRFRAVSKKKLLAKCTLPCPWQVFASSMQGNGSFMIKSYHGDHNCPKAMSNKLLSSQWIAKRYVNVYRVRYNLGVKDLGADILQRFKVRVPKDRLYKARRLAQELVRGSIEQHYGQLENYIVELRRVDGEGRYELLLQGDSVFKALYVGLSALRKGFKTSCRPVIGIDGCFLKTYLGGHLLCATGKDGNNGMFPIAWAVVEAENEGCWTWFLKCFMEDLDIQDGSGWTFVSDQQKGLQNVVAILAPGAEHRNCARHIYMNWKKDHKGQTLKNLFFRAVNATHEAEFKAALQEQKQESAAAHEDFLSRDTKKFCKG; via the exons ATGGAGTGTTGGGGTGAGAGTAGTGACAAAGACTACCAACCTAGTGAAACTGATTTGTCAGAAGTTAGCCTTCGTGATTTAGACTACATTTCTGATGAAGAAAATGTTGAATTGAGGAAGAAATTAAAAACAGCAGATAATGTTTTCAATTTGATGAATGTGAATGATGGGTTTGAAGCCGAGATAGAGCACACACAT GATGGTTTGCAGTGTAGAGAGGCTTTAACCACTTGGGCAATTGAGAATGGTAGATACATTCGCTTTAGGGCTGTTTCTAAGAAGAAGCTATTAGCAAAGTGTACTCTTCCTTGCCCTTGGCAAGTTTTTGCAAGCTCTATGCAGGGTAATGGCAGCTTCATGATAAAAAGTTACCATGGTGACCATAACTGTCCTAAGGCAATGAGTAATAAATTGCTGAGTTCACAGTGGATTGCAAAACGGTACGTTAATGTGTATAGAGTTAGATACAATTTAGGTGTGAAAGATCTTGGGGCAGATATTCTACAGAGGTTCAAGGTGAGGGTACCAAAAGACAGGCTATACAAGGCTAGGAGACTTGCGCAAGAATTGGTGAGAGGGTCAATAGAGCAGCATTATGGGCAACTGGAAAACTATATTGTTGAATTGAGAAGGGTTGATGGGGAGGGCAGatatgagcttcttcttcaaggagATAGTGTATTTAAAGCACTATATGTGGGTTTGAGTGCCTTGAGAAAGGGGTTCAAAACCAGTTGCCGGCCTGTTATAGGTATTGATGGCTGTTTTTTGAAAACCTATCTCGGTGGTCATCTCTTATGCGCAACTGGCAAGGACGGAAACAATGGCATGTTTCCGATTGCCTGGGCCGTTGTTGAGGCCGAGAATGAAGGCTGCTGGACTTGGTTTTTGAAATGTTTTATGGAGGATTTGGATATCCAAGATGGCAGTGGTTGGACCTTCGTCAGTGATCAACAGAAG GGATTGCAAAATGTCGTGGCCATTTTGGCTCCAGGAGCTGAACACCGGAACTGCGCCCGACATATATACATGAATTGGAAGAAGGATCACAAGGGCCAAACGCTTAAGAATTTGTTCTTTAGGGCTGTGAATGCTACCCATGAAGCGGAGTTCAAGGCTGCACTTCAGGAACAGAAGCAAGAGAGTGCCGCGGCGCATGAAGATTTCCTGTCAAGGGACACCAAAAAATTCTGTAAG GGGTAA
- the LOC130986189 gene encoding uncharacterized protein LOC130986189 — translation MWPEVKGDLVKPPPKTRMPGRPKKKRVRAPQEKEGRMTKYGVMMSCSNCKQTGHNKRKCTNAALENPNPNKRKRGRPSKDGATKKGSKEKGGQRKKAASEQHSQMKEKSGSTQYKGRGATLKGIGVYVNEATGNSFYHGSTSSKKTMLLQKLKKPRNSNTKDGGTTTQESVVTGVAKTQESRNEGASTQDL, via the exons ATGTGGCCTGAAGTGAAGGGTGATTTGGTGAAACCACCACCTAAAACAAGAATGCCTGGACGTCCCAAGAAAAAACGGGTTCGAGCACCTCAGGAGAAGGAAGGGAGGATGACCAAATATGGAGTTATGATGTCGTGTAGCAACTGCAAGCAGACAGGGCACAACAAAAGGAAATGCACTAATGCAGCCCTGGAAAACCCGAACCCTAATAAG CGGAAAAGAGGAAGGCCTTCAAAAGATGGTGCAACTAAAAAAGGAAGCAAGGAAAAGGGAGGGCAAAGGAAAAAGGCTGCATCTGAGCAACACTCTCAAATGAAGGAAAAAAGTGGATCTACTCAATACAAAGGCAGAGGGGCAACTCTTAAAGGGATTGGTGTTTACGTGAATGAGGCAACTGGAAATTCGTTCTACCAT GGTTCAACCTCATCCAAGAAAACCATGTTGTTGCAAAAGCTCAAAAAGCCAAGAAATTCAAATACCAAAGATGGTGGGACTACAACTCAAGAAAGTGTTGTCACCGGAGTAGCAAAAACTCAAGAAAGTAGGAATGAAGGAGCCTCAACCCAAGATTTGTGA